Below is a genomic region from Brassica rapa cultivar Chiifu-401-42 chromosome A08, CAAS_Brap_v3.01, whole genome shotgun sequence.
CATCTCTCTTGGAGTACATTACATGGGAGGAGAAGAAGCTGGGGTCTGTGATTCTGATGTTGCTCCACTTGCAATCTCTCTGAGCAGGCCTACAGAAGCTTAGCTGAGGTCCCAAGAACTTGACAGCAACGATGCAGTCTTCATCCTCTGGAGAGGAAGAGGACATTGCTATGTTGGTTACGATTTGGGTTTGGCAATGAGGCAAAGTTACAAGAGGAGGCAAGGGAATACGTTTTGGGTCTGTATACGACGCATAGGGGTCGAAGTCATCTTGAAGACGAATGATCCCATTTTTCAAAGTTGCTACCCAGCCGTGGGATGCTCCTATGGTGGTTCCCATCCCCTTTGCTAACTCCATAGGCACCTTCTTTTGTGTGCAGTCGATCAATTTATCAACATAGCTGTAGATAGCTAGATATCCAACGTCACCATCTCTCACAGTAGTTCCACAAGGTGTTACTTTGAAGATGTGATTAGAGAAGCTCCGAGAAGAAGCAGTGAGGTGGCTTACTCCAAAGGATGGCTTGAGCCGCCTGAGAAGACGAGACATGGCTCTGCTTCTTCTTTCTACTCCTTCATACGTTAAATATATAAACCCTTGGACCTCCAAGTCTGATTTTCCTATTACTACTCTACTAACAATCAAAGTGAATATTCCTTTCATTCCATATATATTGATTGAATCATATTTTTAAGGGAAAGAATTTAATCAAATTAATTACATTCTATTTCCTCCAAATCAAACGAAATCAGTAAACATGGAAGCGTTCAATTTCTGCGGAGAAAGAATCGAGAAACTACATACCATTATAAAATCTGAGGTACAAGATTGCTTGTATTCGCATAAGGTCTAAATAGCTTTTGgctttattattgttttaaaactaCGTAAGTGTCTTGCTGAGTCTACTCTGCTGTCTGCTCGATAGAACGTAGCTCCCAGTTTCCTTCTCCATCAATCAGCCTTAGCTCCAAGGAGTGGAACGGGATCAGAGCCGGACGCTGTcgtttttgagaaaaaaagagTGATGAGATTTTGGTTGGTCATGAATGAACGGGCAAAAAAAGAACTTACTTGTGATGAGGTTATGAAAGTAACTCCCATGTCTTTTGCAACCCTGTAGAGCTGTTCCTCAACATCAACACTCGTCGCACTGCAAAAAACCAAAGACCAGATATATAAGTTAAAAAAAGATGATTGCAAACTTCATTAGGAGAAGAAGACTCTGGTCATATTACTTGGTGCATTCATCAAGGATTCCAAACTTGGGTCTGTGAAAGAACAAACG
It encodes:
- the LOC103835556 gene encoding uncharacterized protein LOC103835556 — protein: MKGIFTLIVSRVVIGKSDLEVQGFIYLTYEGVERRSRAMSRLLRRLKPSFGVSHLTASSRSFSNHIFKVTPCGTTVRDGDVGYLAIYSYVDKLIDCTQKKVPMELAKGMGTTIGASHGWVATLKNGIIRLQDDFDPYASYTDPKRIPLPPLVTLPHCQTQIVTNIAMSSSSPEDEDCIVAVKFLGPQLSFCRPAQRDCKWSNIRITDPSFFSSHVMYSKRDGMFSMPAAGGNYTASCDLGRHLNEPKIQMLTYPKQRVFEDLYVKSTGTFIEKEFLRKFDWKHSDWSCRMEHYLVESSHTGETFLVKWSKDINPQDGRSEMDLFLVLRIDEEGNAVYTKDFGGECIFISKAESFCLPASCLHDKRPNCIYHLSDTSFGIKCMDDVWKERGGDLAFPGPFWFPPKLDSKGKRILSSGIQYQV